In one Candidatus Nomurabacteria bacterium genomic region, the following are encoded:
- a CDS encoding class I SAM-dependent RNA methyltransferase, with the protein MAKKSLPEVTVTLDRIIGGGQTIGTLSDGKKCLVWGGLPDEEVTVQLTKKKSSYVEGYVTNVITPSHERTEPRDPGSFLSTSPWQIMNFSAEKHYKAALIEEAFELHDIVLPVPIDVWSDGREYEYRNKVEFSFWYDTEKEELDLAFFRRGTHGKITVQGTSLATSDINNAANYALQALRDLKVDGRSLKTLLIRCNRAGKVAWQLYVKDEEFDANAVLEKAIAPEVICAEVIFSNPKSPASVITKRLASSSNDTLTDTILDVPFRYATEGFFQINLPVYEQALSDMKEWVVADKPVVDLYSGVGTIGLTIGGSDVTLVELNEHAVREMERNVAELHRVTEVKPILAASENALDYITGDATIIVDPPRAGLHEKVVEKLLVAAPERIIYLSCNPVTQARDVALLSEKYGIRHHRGYNFFPRTPHIEHLVVLDVIQKM; encoded by the coding sequence ATGGCAAAAAAATCACTACCAGAGGTGACAGTAACTCTTGATCGTATAATCGGTGGCGGTCAGACTATTGGCACGCTTTCAGATGGCAAAAAATGCCTTGTGTGGGGCGGATTGCCCGACGAAGAAGTAACCGTACAACTAACTAAGAAAAAATCTAGTTATGTCGAAGGGTATGTAACCAATGTCATTACTCCTTCGCATGAACGAACTGAACCGCGTGACCCCGGTAGCTTCCTGAGCACAAGTCCATGGCAAATTATGAATTTTAGCGCAGAAAAACATTACAAAGCCGCGCTCATAGAAGAAGCATTTGAACTGCACGACATCGTACTGCCAGTGCCTATAGACGTATGGAGCGACGGCCGAGAATACGAATATCGTAACAAAGTGGAATTTAGTTTTTGGTATGATACTGAAAAAGAAGAATTAGATCTGGCATTTTTCCGCCGTGGTACTCATGGCAAAATCACAGTACAGGGAACCAGCCTAGCAACTTCGGACATAAACAACGCGGCAAACTATGCACTACAGGCGCTTCGTGACTTAAAAGTCGACGGCCGCTCACTTAAAACACTCCTCATACGCTGCAACAGGGCAGGAAAAGTGGCTTGGCAACTCTACGTCAAAGACGAAGAATTTGACGCCAATGCAGTCCTGGAAAAAGCAATCGCCCCAGAGGTAATTTGCGCGGAGGTCATCTTTTCAAATCCTAAAAGTCCGGCCAGCGTCATCACTAAACGCCTTGCGTCCAGCAGTAACGACACTTTGACAGACACCATATTAGATGTGCCGTTTCGCTATGCCACGGAAGGCTTTTTCCAGATCAATTTACCCGTATACGAACAAGCCCTGAGCGACATGAAAGAATGGGTAGTAGCTGACAAACCGGTCGTCGACTTATATAGCGGCGTCGGCACAATTGGCCTGACGATTGGAGGCAGCGACGTGACTCTCGTAGAACTAAACGAACACGCCGTTCGAGAGATGGAACGAAACGTCGCAGAACTACATAGAGTAACGGAGGTAAAGCCGATACTCGCCGCTAGCGAAAACGCCCTTGATTATATAACTGGAGATGCCACGATCATCGTCGACCCGCCACGTGCCGGCCTACACGAAAAAGTGGTCGAGAAGTTACTTGTAGCCGCTCCAGAGCGCATAATTTACCTCAGCTGCAATCCCGTTACCCAGGCGCGTGATGTAGCGCTGCTATCAGAAAAATACGGCATTCGCCATCATCGTGGTTATAACTTCTTCCCGCGCACACCCCATATCGAACACCTTGTCGTTTTAGACGTCATACAAAAAATGTAA
- a CDS encoding ATP-dependent helicase produces the protein MDFAGRYKQLNEEQRRAVDTIDGPVMVIAGPGTGKTELLAMRAANILKQTDELPENILCLTFTDAGVIAMKKRLREIIGRDAYKVPVMTFHSFGTDIMNQYPEYFYSGASFRPADELTQLQIITDILDKLPYDNPLKAKMNGEYTSIKSIISAIGDIKGAGLTDEQFRLLLNATESTVDKVEPLLVDAIGDGMRSKTAITRFETLLEKLRGIDEPKPLENFSTLIKLLTNTLEDALGEAKTLNKTKPLTGWKDQLVEKDAAKNIVMKARKQLRKLRALNVVYFEYLDQMQTAEFYDFNDMILQVVKAIETQNDLRYDLQEKYQYIMVDEFQDTNMAQMRILHNLTNNPVVEDSPNILVVGDDDQAIYGFQGAEVSNILNFRHTYPQTINITLTNNYRSVQPVLDSARDVITQGSNRLETHLPELDKTLTAQTKTTKPNLELVSFSTPHHERQWVALSIKSLIDNGVQPSEIAVIARKHADLVSLIGYFTEHDVPLSYDRKDNVLDDEAVTILERIGETVHAIGNGNYGKANALLPELISHPLWDVNPTAVWEISLAAHRERKHWLEVMQQHDATRQLAAWLIACSAQAQHQPLERMLDILIGNTSIDGSYTSPFKDYFFGSGAREGDMSTYSAHLKNLSAIRKALHDHAFEVVSPQLDNFLDFMDACRNSETRITSTRHIGEDGASVQLLSAHGSKGLEFNHVFIINATDAVWGEKASGKSSVIAFPPHLRLRRNNNDYDERLRLFYVAMTRARHGLHIAYANENDATKAMLPAAFLLGSPIPAREESADTSEQAELDTAEHSWYAPIVNMPQITMHDYLAPILKDYKLSATHVNRFIDVTTGGPQRFLIDTLLHFPSASSPLASYGTAIHDTLQRAHDHMRSTGSLQPEEDILHEFEKNLDKQELTDNERRDFLQRGSDALSAFLKTHHDNFTKDQFAELNFAHQDVMVGDARLTGKLDVVTFNKDTLTASVTDYKTGGTLTSWEKGLDYQKIKAHKYRQQLLFYKLLIENSRDWRNYTMHEGILQFVEPNSAGQIVDLQLQDIDKEEVERFSRLISIIWNHIQELSFPDTTQYDQTIAGIRKFEDDLLAQNKN, from the coding sequence ATGGATTTTGCTGGGCGCTACAAACAGTTAAACGAAGAGCAACGCCGAGCCGTTGACACGATTGACGGACCGGTCATGGTGATAGCAGGACCGGGCACGGGTAAAACCGAATTGCTCGCTATGCGCGCAGCCAACATACTCAAACAAACCGACGAGCTGCCTGAAAATATACTATGCCTGACATTCACTGACGCCGGCGTCATCGCCATGAAAAAACGCCTCCGTGAAATCATCGGGCGCGATGCTTACAAGGTGCCGGTCATGACCTTTCACTCCTTTGGCACCGACATCATGAACCAATACCCTGAGTATTTCTATAGCGGCGCATCATTTCGACCGGCCGACGAATTAACTCAGCTACAAATAATCACTGACATCCTCGACAAGCTGCCTTATGACAACCCTCTGAAGGCCAAAATGAACGGTGAGTATACTTCGATAAAAAGTATCATTTCAGCCATTGGCGACATCAAAGGCGCCGGTCTGACAGATGAACAATTCCGTCTATTACTCAATGCGACGGAATCAACTGTCGACAAAGTTGAGCCGCTACTCGTCGACGCCATCGGCGACGGTATGCGCAGCAAAACAGCGATAACAAGATTTGAAACGTTACTAGAAAAGCTTCGAGGTATCGACGAGCCAAAGCCATTAGAAAACTTTTCGACACTCATAAAATTGTTAACGAACACCCTTGAAGATGCTCTCGGTGAAGCTAAGACACTAAACAAAACCAAGCCTCTGACCGGCTGGAAAGACCAGCTCGTTGAAAAAGATGCTGCAAAAAACATCGTTATGAAAGCTCGCAAACAACTACGAAAATTGCGCGCCCTCAACGTCGTGTATTTCGAATACTTAGACCAAATGCAGACCGCCGAATTCTATGATTTCAACGATATGATTTTGCAGGTCGTCAAAGCAATCGAGACTCAAAATGATTTACGCTATGACTTGCAGGAAAAATACCAATACATCATGGTTGATGAGTTTCAAGACACCAACATGGCACAAATGCGTATACTGCATAACCTCACCAACAATCCTGTCGTAGAGGATTCGCCTAATATACTTGTTGTTGGTGATGACGACCAAGCGATCTATGGCTTCCAAGGCGCCGAAGTGAGCAACATCCTCAATTTTCGTCATACATATCCACAAACGATCAATATCACGCTGACCAACAACTATCGCTCTGTCCAACCCGTGCTCGACAGCGCCCGAGACGTTATTACGCAGGGCAGTAACCGCCTTGAAACTCACTTGCCCGAGCTCGACAAAACACTAACAGCGCAAACAAAAACCACAAAGCCGAATCTCGAACTTGTTTCGTTTTCGACACCTCACCACGAACGTCAATGGGTTGCGTTGTCCATAAAGTCGCTTATAGATAATGGAGTGCAACCTAGTGAAATTGCTGTCATTGCTCGCAAGCACGCCGACCTTGTATCGCTCATAGGATACTTTACCGAACACGACGTACCGCTCAGTTATGACCGCAAAGACAACGTACTCGACGATGAAGCCGTCACGATACTAGAACGCATAGGGGAGACAGTGCATGCCATCGGCAATGGCAACTACGGCAAAGCAAATGCACTCTTGCCTGAGCTTATTAGCCATCCATTATGGGACGTTAATCCGACTGCCGTTTGGGAAATCAGCTTAGCGGCACATCGCGAGCGCAAACATTGGCTTGAAGTCATGCAACAACATGACGCGACTCGGCAGCTTGCTGCTTGGCTTATAGCGTGTTCGGCGCAAGCACAGCATCAACCATTAGAACGTATGCTCGACATCCTCATTGGCAACACGTCGATTGACGGTTCATACACATCGCCGTTCAAAGACTACTTTTTTGGCAGTGGTGCGCGCGAAGGCGACATGTCTACATACAGTGCTCATCTCAAGAATCTCTCGGCAATTCGCAAAGCATTGCACGATCATGCATTTGAGGTTGTATCTCCGCAGCTCGATAACTTTTTGGACTTCATGGACGCATGCCGCAACAGCGAAACACGGATTACAAGCACCCGCCATATTGGTGAGGACGGCGCCAGCGTGCAGCTACTCAGCGCTCATGGATCAAAAGGACTTGAGTTTAACCATGTATTTATCATAAATGCGACCGACGCAGTATGGGGCGAGAAGGCAAGCGGTAAATCGTCAGTAATCGCTTTTCCTCCGCATCTGCGGCTGCGCCGCAACAATAATGATTACGACGAACGTCTGCGACTCTTTTATGTTGCCATGACGAGGGCTCGACACGGTTTGCATATTGCGTATGCCAACGAAAACGATGCAACCAAAGCGATGCTCCCGGCGGCATTCTTACTCGGAAGCCCAATCCCAGCACGAGAAGAGTCGGCAGACACATCAGAACAAGCCGAACTCGATACAGCCGAACACTCATGGTATGCGCCAATTGTTAATATGCCGCAAATAACCATGCACGATTATTTGGCGCCGATCTTAAAAGATTACAAACTGAGCGCCACCCATGTGAACCGATTTATCGATGTTACGACTGGCGGCCCGCAACGATTCCTTATAGACACGCTTTTGCATTTTCCATCTGCATCGAGCCCCTTGGCAAGCTATGGCACTGCTATTCACGACACACTTCAGCGCGCACATGATCATATGCGTTCAACCGGCTCGCTACAACCAGAAGAAGATATTTTGCATGAATTCGAAAAGAATCTTGATAAACAAGAACTCACAGATAACGAACGGCGCGACTTTTTGCAAAGGGGCAGTGACGCACTGAGCGCCTTTCTTAAAACGCATCACGATAATTTTACGAAAGATCAGTTCGCGGAGCTGAACTTTGCTCATCAGGATGTAATGGTCGGTGATGCCCGCCTCACTGGAAAACTCGATGTCGTTACATTCAATAAAGACACGCTCACAGCCAGTGTCACCGATTACAAAACCGGAGGCACACTAACGTCGTGGGAAAAAGGACTTGATTATCAAAAAATTAAAGCTCACAAATACCGCCAACAACTTTTGTTTTACAAACTACTCATTGAAAACTCACGAGATTGGCGCAACTACACGATGCACGAAGGTATATTGCAATTCGTTGAGCCAAACTCTGCAGGGCAAATTGTCGACTTACAGCTTCAAGATATCGACAAAGAAGAGGTAGAGCGTTTTTCGCGTCTTATAAGCATAATCTGGAATCATATCCAAGAGTTGTCATTCCCCGACACAACGCAATACGACCAAACAATAGCAGGTATCCGCAAATTCGAAGACGATTTGCTTGCTCAAAACAAAAATTAA
- a CDS encoding tRNA-dihydrouridine synthase — MKSFWHELPRPFFVLAPMEAVTDVVFRHVVAAATPPDVWFTEFTNATGWAHAGDKAIGGRLIKTDDEHPIVAQLWGSDPESMEKLAHHCAKLGYDGIDINMGCPDQSAVKSGGGAGMIQNPENAAAIIAAAKTSGLPVSVKTRLGYSRVDEWSGWLTHLLQQDLVNLTIHLRTKKEMSKVPAHFELVPDIKKLRDDIAPHTLLTINGDIENRQHGMQLVQEYGVDGIMIGRGVFHDPFAFSQSNESNSNTAESTQKRIELLRLQLDLYDQYSEQTGRPFDTLKRFFKIYIRDFTGAAELRDRLMHTTNTSEVREALDTYLAKD, encoded by the coding sequence ATGAAATCATTTTGGCACGAACTACCACGCCCATTTTTTGTTCTGGCTCCCATGGAGGCAGTAACTGACGTTGTGTTTCGCCATGTAGTCGCAGCAGCCACACCGCCAGACGTGTGGTTTACCGAATTTACCAATGCTACAGGCTGGGCGCACGCAGGTGACAAAGCCATAGGCGGAAGGCTAATAAAAACAGATGATGAACACCCAATCGTCGCGCAACTCTGGGGGAGTGACCCTGAGAGCATGGAGAAGCTTGCTCATCACTGTGCCAAGCTCGGCTACGATGGCATCGATATCAACATGGGGTGCCCCGACCAAAGTGCGGTCAAAAGTGGTGGCGGTGCAGGTATGATACAAAATCCCGAAAATGCGGCGGCTATTATTGCCGCTGCCAAAACCAGCGGCCTACCTGTTAGTGTAAAAACACGTCTTGGCTATAGTCGAGTGGACGAATGGTCCGGCTGGCTGACGCACCTGCTACAGCAAGACCTCGTCAACCTTACCATCCACCTGCGCACGAAAAAGGAAATGAGCAAAGTACCGGCGCATTTCGAGCTAGTGCCAGACATCAAAAAACTTCGCGACGACATAGCGCCGCACACGCTCCTTACTATCAACGGAGACATCGAAAACCGCCAACACGGCATGCAGCTTGTTCAGGAATACGGCGTCGATGGCATCATGATTGGTCGTGGCGTGTTCCACGATCCCTTTGCGTTTTCGCAATCCAACGAATCAAATAGCAACACTGCTGAGTCAACGCAAAAACGAATTGAGCTTTTGCGTCTTCAGCTCGACCTCTACGACCAATATAGCGAACAAACAGGACGACCGTTCGACACGCTCAAAAGATTCTTCAAAATATATATCCGAGACTTTACTGGCGCAGCAGAACTTCGCGATCGTCTTATGCACACTACAAACACCAGCGAGGTACGTGAAGCCCTCGATACATACCTAGCTAAAGATTAA